The proteins below come from a single Miscanthus floridulus cultivar M001 chromosome 1, ASM1932011v1, whole genome shotgun sequence genomic window:
- the LOC136494660 gene encoding glucose-6-phosphate 1-dehydrogenase, chloroplastic-like isoform X2, translating to MLAAIPSRSTDAMAATAALSFHPPAFSVSAHPREAAAATTRQPLHHCSPLRIVVPRTRRTCPLRARSSNGRPQISASFGTSNEVLDGMPTGDGAQGYQGGSTVSITVVGASGDLAKKKIFPALFALFYEDCLPEHFTVFGYARSKMSDEELRNMISTTLTCRIDKRENCGDKMEQFLKRCFYQSGQYNSEEGFAELDRKLKEKEAGRLPNRLFYLSIPPNIFVDVVRSASRTASSSSGWTRFIVEKPFGRDSESSGELTRSLKKYLAEEQIFRIDHYLGKELVENLSVLRFSNLVFEPLWSRNYIRNVQLIFSEDFGTEGRGGYFDNYGIIRDIMQNHLVQILALFAMETPVSLDAEDIRNEKVKVLRSMRQLKLEDVVVGQYKDHSKGGRSYPGYADDPTVPKGSVTPTFAAAALFIDNARWDGVPFLMKAGKALHTRRAEIRVQFRRVPGNLYRRNIGTDLDKATNELVLRVQPDEAIYLKINNKVPGLGMRLDRSNLNLLYSERYRREIPDAYERLLLDAMEGERRLFIRSDELDAAWAIFTPVLRELEDKKVAPELYPYGSRGPVGAHYLAANYNVRWGDITSDDSAF from the exons ATGCTCGCAGCCATCCCTTCCCGCTCCACTGATGCGATGGCCGCCACGGCGGCCTTGAGCTTCCACCCGCCCGCCTTCTCAGTCTCAGCTCACCCACGAGAGGCAGCAGCAGCGACGACGAGGCAGCCGCTCCACCATTGCTCGCCTCTCAGGATCGTCGTCCCTAGAACTAGAAGAACGTGCCCTCTCAGGGCCAGGTCCTCCAATGGGCGCCCGCAGATCAGTGCCTCGTTCGGCACCAGCAATG AGGTGCTAGATGGGATGCCGACGGGAGATGGAGCACAGGGGTATCAGGGAGGGAGCACCGTCAGCATCACCGTCGTCGGGGCCTCCGGCGACCTCGCCAAGAAGAAGATCTTCCCGGCCCTCTTCGCCTTGTTCTACGAGGACTGCCTTCCAGAG CATTTTACAGTTTTTGGTTATGCCCGTAGCAAGATGAGCGACGAAGAGCTCAGGAACATGATCAGCACGACTCTGACGTGTCGAATCGACAAAAG GGAGAACTGCGGTGACAAGATGGAACAGTTTCTGAAGAGGTGCTTCTACCAGTCTGGGCAGTACAACTCAGAGGAGGGGTTTGCTGAGTTAGACAGAAAGCTTAAAGAAAAAGAG GCAGGCAGGCTACCGAACAGGCTGTTTTACCTGTCGATCCCACCAAACATATTTGTGGATGTCGTAAGATCCGCTAGCCGTACCGCGTCATCTTCAAGCGGGTGGACGAGATTTATAGTGGAGAAGCCATTCGGCCGCGACTCGGAGTCCTCAGGCGAACTCACTCGGTCCTTGAAGAAGTACTTAGCCGAGGAGCAAATATTTAG GATCGACCACTATCTGGGCAAGGAACTAGTTGAGAATCTTTCAGTCCTCCGCTTCTCCAACCTCGTCTTCGAGCCGCTGTGGTCGAGGAACTACATCCGAAATGTGCAGCTCATCTTCTCTGAAGATTTCGGCACCGAGGGTCGAGGCGG CTACTTCGACAACTACGGAATCATCCGGGACATCATGCAGAACCACCTGGTGCAGATCCTGGCCCTGTTCGCCATGGAGACCCCGGTGAGCCTGGACGCCGAGGACATCCGCAACGAGAAGGTGAAGGTGCTGCGGTCGATGCGGCAGCTGAAGCTGGAGGACGTGGTGGTGGGGCAGTACAAGGACCACTCCAAGGGCGGCAGGTCCTACCCGGGCTACGCCGACGACCCCACCGTGCCCAAGGGCAGCGTCACGCCCaccttcgccgccgccgcgctcttCATCGACAACGCGCGCTGGGACGGCGTGCCGTTCCTCATGAAGGCCGGCAAGGCGCTGCACACACGACG CGCGGAGATCCGGGTGCAGTTTCGGCGGGTGCCGGGCAACCTGTACCGGCGGAACATCGGCACGGACCTGGACAAGGCGACCAACGAGCTGGTGCTCCGGGTGCAGCCCGACGAGGCGATCTacctcaagatcaacaacaaggtGCCCGGGCTGGGCATGCGCCTCGACCGCAGCAACCTCAACCTGCTCTACTCCGAGCGCTACCGCCGCGAGATCCCCGACGCGTACGAGCGCCTGCTGCTGGACGCCATGGAGGGCGAGCGCCGCCTCTTCATCCGGAGCGACGAGCTCGATGCCGCCTGGGCCATCTTCACGCCCGTGCTCAGGGAGCTGGAGGACAAGAAGGTGGCGCCGGAGCTCTACCCCTACGGCAGCAGGGGCCCCGTCGGCGCGCACTACCTCGCCGCCAACTACAACGTCAGGTGGggagacatcaccagcgatgacAGCGCCTTCTAG
- the LOC136494660 gene encoding glucose-6-phosphate 1-dehydrogenase, chloroplastic-like isoform X1, with protein MLAAIPSRSTDAMAATAALSFHPPAFSVSAHPREAAAATTRQPLHHCSPLRIVVPRTRRTCPLRARSSNGRPQISASFGTSNGLFCFLAAEVLDGMPTGDGAQGYQGGSTVSITVVGASGDLAKKKIFPALFALFYEDCLPEHFTVFGYARSKMSDEELRNMISTTLTCRIDKRENCGDKMEQFLKRCFYQSGQYNSEEGFAELDRKLKEKEAGRLPNRLFYLSIPPNIFVDVVRSASRTASSSSGWTRFIVEKPFGRDSESSGELTRSLKKYLAEEQIFRIDHYLGKELVENLSVLRFSNLVFEPLWSRNYIRNVQLIFSEDFGTEGRGGYFDNYGIIRDIMQNHLVQILALFAMETPVSLDAEDIRNEKVKVLRSMRQLKLEDVVVGQYKDHSKGGRSYPGYADDPTVPKGSVTPTFAAAALFIDNARWDGVPFLMKAGKALHTRRAEIRVQFRRVPGNLYRRNIGTDLDKATNELVLRVQPDEAIYLKINNKVPGLGMRLDRSNLNLLYSERYRREIPDAYERLLLDAMEGERRLFIRSDELDAAWAIFTPVLRELEDKKVAPELYPYGSRGPVGAHYLAANYNVRWGDITSDDSAF; from the exons ATGCTCGCAGCCATCCCTTCCCGCTCCACTGATGCGATGGCCGCCACGGCGGCCTTGAGCTTCCACCCGCCCGCCTTCTCAGTCTCAGCTCACCCACGAGAGGCAGCAGCAGCGACGACGAGGCAGCCGCTCCACCATTGCTCGCCTCTCAGGATCGTCGTCCCTAGAACTAGAAGAACGTGCCCTCTCAGGGCCAGGTCCTCCAATGGGCGCCCGCAGATCAGTGCCTCGTTCGGCACCAGCAATG GATTATTTTGCTTTCTTGCTGCAGAGGTGCTAGATGGGATGCCGACGGGAGATGGAGCACAGGGGTATCAGGGAGGGAGCACCGTCAGCATCACCGTCGTCGGGGCCTCCGGCGACCTCGCCAAGAAGAAGATCTTCCCGGCCCTCTTCGCCTTGTTCTACGAGGACTGCCTTCCAGAG CATTTTACAGTTTTTGGTTATGCCCGTAGCAAGATGAGCGACGAAGAGCTCAGGAACATGATCAGCACGACTCTGACGTGTCGAATCGACAAAAG GGAGAACTGCGGTGACAAGATGGAACAGTTTCTGAAGAGGTGCTTCTACCAGTCTGGGCAGTACAACTCAGAGGAGGGGTTTGCTGAGTTAGACAGAAAGCTTAAAGAAAAAGAG GCAGGCAGGCTACCGAACAGGCTGTTTTACCTGTCGATCCCACCAAACATATTTGTGGATGTCGTAAGATCCGCTAGCCGTACCGCGTCATCTTCAAGCGGGTGGACGAGATTTATAGTGGAGAAGCCATTCGGCCGCGACTCGGAGTCCTCAGGCGAACTCACTCGGTCCTTGAAGAAGTACTTAGCCGAGGAGCAAATATTTAG GATCGACCACTATCTGGGCAAGGAACTAGTTGAGAATCTTTCAGTCCTCCGCTTCTCCAACCTCGTCTTCGAGCCGCTGTGGTCGAGGAACTACATCCGAAATGTGCAGCTCATCTTCTCTGAAGATTTCGGCACCGAGGGTCGAGGCGG CTACTTCGACAACTACGGAATCATCCGGGACATCATGCAGAACCACCTGGTGCAGATCCTGGCCCTGTTCGCCATGGAGACCCCGGTGAGCCTGGACGCCGAGGACATCCGCAACGAGAAGGTGAAGGTGCTGCGGTCGATGCGGCAGCTGAAGCTGGAGGACGTGGTGGTGGGGCAGTACAAGGACCACTCCAAGGGCGGCAGGTCCTACCCGGGCTACGCCGACGACCCCACCGTGCCCAAGGGCAGCGTCACGCCCaccttcgccgccgccgcgctcttCATCGACAACGCGCGCTGGGACGGCGTGCCGTTCCTCATGAAGGCCGGCAAGGCGCTGCACACACGACG CGCGGAGATCCGGGTGCAGTTTCGGCGGGTGCCGGGCAACCTGTACCGGCGGAACATCGGCACGGACCTGGACAAGGCGACCAACGAGCTGGTGCTCCGGGTGCAGCCCGACGAGGCGATCTacctcaagatcaacaacaaggtGCCCGGGCTGGGCATGCGCCTCGACCGCAGCAACCTCAACCTGCTCTACTCCGAGCGCTACCGCCGCGAGATCCCCGACGCGTACGAGCGCCTGCTGCTGGACGCCATGGAGGGCGAGCGCCGCCTCTTCATCCGGAGCGACGAGCTCGATGCCGCCTGGGCCATCTTCACGCCCGTGCTCAGGGAGCTGGAGGACAAGAAGGTGGCGCCGGAGCTCTACCCCTACGGCAGCAGGGGCCCCGTCGGCGCGCACTACCTCGCCGCCAACTACAACGTCAGGTGGggagacatcaccagcgatgacAGCGCCTTCTAG